A stretch of the Panicum virgatum strain AP13 chromosome 9N, P.virgatum_v5, whole genome shotgun sequence genome encodes the following:
- the LOC120690359 gene encoding beta-glucuronosyltransferase GlcAT14B-like, with protein sequence MTSGLRAHAGTIHKAATQHSGPLPAPAPDDRQPPARPAMESAACPARAAASVDLRWLLSVAAGGLFALLLLLAASPFQLPSSSRLFLSPASSSTQQRPPPPLYVESTLSRAAPPAASLPPRFAYLISGSAGDAGMMRRCLLALYHPRNRYILHLDAEAPDADRAGLAAFVAAHPVLSAAGNVRVIEKANLVTYRGPTMVTTTLHAAAAFLWGEGHGRGADWDWFINLSASDYPLVTQDDLMHVFSKLPRDLNFIDHTSNISWKAFARAMPVIIDPALYMKTKGDLFWVPEKRSLPTAFKLFTGSAWMVLSRAFVEYLIWGWDNLPRTVLMYYANFISSPEGYFHTVACNAAAFRNTTVNSDLHFISWDNPPMQHPHHLTLADWDRMLASGAPFARKFPRDDPVLDRIDADVLGRRPGAAGTVAPGGWCAAGGGEGDGSGAGGDPCAAVGDAAALRPGPGAERLQRLVTSLLSSENFRPRQCVVEEEN encoded by the exons ATGACGTCAGGGCTCCGAGCTCACGCGGGCACGATCCATAAAGCCGCGACCCAGCATTCCGGGCCTCTCCCCGCCCCGGCCCCCGACGACCGCCAGCCTCCGGCACGACCGGCCATGGAGTCCGCCgcctgccccgcgcgcgccgccgcgtccgtcgACCTCCGCTGGCTGCTCTCGGTGGCCGCGGGGGGGCTCTTCGCgctgctcctcctgctcgccgcctccccgttccagctcccctcctcctcccgcctcttcctctccccagcctcctcctccacccagcagcgcccgccgccgccgctctacGTCGAGTCCACGCTCTCCCGCGCGGcgccccccgccgcctccctcccgccGCGCTTCGCGTACCTCATCTCCGGCTCGGCGGGGGACGCCGGCATGATGCGCCGCTGCCTGCTCGCGCTCTACCACCCCCGGAACCGCTACATCCTCCACCTCGACGCGGAGGCGCCCGACGCCGACCGCGCGGGGCTCGCCGCCTTCGTCGCGGCGCACCCGGTCCTGTCCGCCGCCGGGAACGTCAGGGTGATCGAGAAGGCCAACCTCGTCACCTACAGGGGCCCCACCATGGTGACCACCacgctgcacgccgccgcggcgttcCTGTGGGGCGAGGgccacggccgcggcgccgacTGGGACTGGTTCATCAACCTCTCCGCCTCCGACTACCCTCTCGTCACGCAGGACG ATTTGATGCACGTCTTCTCGAAGCTGCCGCGCGACCTCAACTTCATCGATCACACGAGCAACATCAGCTGGAAAGC GTTCGCGAGGGCGATGCCGGTGATCATAGACCCGGCGCTGTACATGAAGACGAAGGGCGACCTGTTCTGGGTGCCGGAGAAGCGGAGCTTGCCGACGGCCTTCAAGCTCTTCACTG GTTCTGCGTGGATGGTGCTGTCGCGTGCGTTCGTGGAGTACCTGATCTGGGGGTGGGACAACCTGCCGCGCACGGTGCTCATGTACTACGCCAACTTCATCTCCTCGCCGGAGGGCTACTTCCACACGGTGGCCTGCaacgcggcggcgttccgcaACACCACCGTCAACAGCGACCTACACTTCATCTCCTGGGACAACCCGCCGATGCAGCACCCGCACCACCTCACCCTCGCCGACTGGGACCGGATGCTCGCCAGCGGCGCGCCCTTCGCGCGCAAGTTCCCCCGGGACGACCCCGTGCTCGACCGGATCGACGCCGACGTcctcggccggcggccgggcgccgccggcacGGTCGCGCCGGGCGGGTGGTGCGCTGCTGGTGGCGGGGAGGGCGacgggagcggcgccggcggcgacccgtgcgcggcggtcggcgacgcggcggcccTGAGGCCCGGGCCCGGGGCCGAGCGGCTGCAGCGGCTCGTGACGTCGCTGCTGTCGTCGGAGAACTTCCGGCCGAGGCAGTGCGTCGTGGAAGAGGAGAACTGA
- the LOC120690354 gene encoding protein SOSEKI 2-like translates to MESRGRRPRTPERQRPAARKVPVVYYLTRSRHLEHPHFVEVPVASPEGLYLRDVINHLNTVRGKGMAAMYSWSCKRSYKNGFVWHDLAEDDLVHPATDGEYVLKGSELVDQSSSGQLYPVSNGNHKQQSRLKEGARQSLPREHSYPSSPPSVIVREAKPRRSPSVPSLDEDDTPSPCRDRSFRTMSPDLEPHRSERTQLPESGSASPAEFRVYKPTGCMDAATQTDDLGRRLGRRAPEVRKKSLSTDHDAVVREITEYRQSHPRRSADLQGISRELLSQCATPLSIPSTRGKSESLESLIRADNATNSFRILEEEDIVVPTCPKLKPTNVLMQLITCGSLSVKDHENFGIVQACKPRFANLKFPSPLISRTMMMGELDYLSENPRLMGMRLEEKEYFSGSLIETKKQRDVPAERYSALKRSSSYNAERGRETLDCARPDEDTTDTSSRSRCLPRTPILSSFLHPKSDTLKSPVSDCRRSSSARQDSDLVSRDGSRRFGDASIASAAKTDSFRKEEKLVKIEERLSSGARVVIQYTIPCNESDEGSEH, encoded by the exons ATGGAgagccgggggcggcggccgcggacgccGGAGCGgcagaggccggcggcgcggaaggTGCCGGTGGTGTACTACCTCACGCGGAGCCGCCACCTCGAGCACCCGCACTTCGTCGAGGTGCCGGTGGCCTCGCCGGAGGGGCTCTACCTCAGAG ATGTCATCAACCACCTCAACACGGTGCGCGGCAAGGGCATGGCCGCGATGTACTCGTGGTCCTGCAAGAG GAGCTACAAGAACGGGTTCGTGTGGCATGACCTTGCCGAGGACGACCTCGTCCACCCGGCAACCGACGGCGAGTACGTGCTCAAGGGCTCCGAGCTCGTGGACCAATCCTCTTCAG GTCAATTGTACCCTGTCAGTAACGGCAACCACAAGCAACAGAGCAGGCTGAAAGAAGGTGCACGGCAGTCACTGCCTAGAGAGCACTCCTACCCATCCTCCCCTCCAAGTGTGATAGTTAGAGAAGCCAAGCCCCGGCGTTCACCATCTGTGCCTTCACTAGATGAGGATGACACCCCCTCGCCGTGCAGGGATCGTTCCTTCAGGACCATGTCGCCGGACTTGGAGCCCCATAGGAGTGAGAGGACTCAACTGCCAGAGAGTGGGTCTGCGAGCCCAGCGGAGTTCAGAGTTTACAAGCCCACTGGTTGCATGGATGCTGCAACTCAAACTGATGATCTTGGCAGAAGATTGGGTCGGAGAGCACCTGAGGTGCGCAAGAAGAGTCTGAGCACAGATCATGATGCTGTAGTTCGTGAAATTACCGAATACAGGCAAAGCCACCCTCGCCGGTCAGCAGATCTCCAAGGGATCTCCAGGGAACTCCTGTCCCAGTGTGCTACTCCATTGAGTATACCTTCAACCCGTGGAAAGTCCGAGAGTTTAGAGTCCTTGATACGAGCAGATAATGCGACAAACAGTTTCAGAATTCTTGAAGAGGAGGACATCGTTGTGCCCACCTGCCCGAAGCTGAAGCCAACAAATGTATTGATGCAGCTCATCACTTGTGGCTCTCTTTCGGTGAAAGATCATGAAAATTTTGGAATTGTTCAGGCATGCAAGCCAAGATTCGCAAACCTGAAGTTCCCGTCTCCATTAATTTCTCGCACCATGATGATGGGTGAGCTTGATTACCTGTCAGAAAATCCCAGGTTAATGGGGATGAGGTTGGAAGAAAAGGAATACTTCAGTGGAAGCCTTATTGAGACTAAGAAGCAAAGAGATGTTCCAGCAGAGAGGTATTCGGCACTAAAACGGTCGTCTTCCTACAATGCAGAAAG GGGTCGCGAGACTCTAGATTGCGCAAGACCTGACGAGGATACAACAGACACATCATCGCGCTCAAGGTGCCTCCCCCGGACGCCGATCCTGTCATCCTTTCTCCACCCGAAGAGCGACACCCTGAAATCCCCAGTCTCAGACTGCCGGAGGAGCTCCTCGGCCCGGCAGGACAGTGACCTGGTGTCCAGGGATGGGAGCAGGAGGTTCGGCGACGCCTCAATCGCGTCAGCGGCAAAGACAGACTCGTTCAGAAAGGAGGAGAAGCTCGTCAAGATTGAGGAAAG GCTGTCGTCCGGAGCTCGCGTTGTGATCCAGTACACCATCCCCTGCAACGAGAGCGACGAAGGCTCTGAACATTGA
- the LOC120690355 gene encoding uncharacterized protein LOC120690355 isoform X2 — protein MGCRLAVLACVVLLSAAMANGIRTAGTVAPSAPGPAITPTASAAAAEVVPTPPVATVSSDQQQAPLDDQYKDSKRKVPNGPDPIHNRWGEAPARRV, from the exons ATGGGGTGCAGGCTGGCCGTGCTCGCCTGCGTCGTGCTCTtgtcggcggcgatggcgaatGGCATCAGGACGGCGGGGACTGTTGCCCCCAGCGCTCCCGGCCCTGCTATCACACCGACGGCGAGCGCTGCTGCCGCTGAAGTTGTGCCGACGCCACCGGTTGCCACGGTGTCTTCAGACCAGCAGCAGGCTCCCTTGGATGATCAGTACAAGGACAGCAAGAGGAAGGTGCCCAACGGGCCTGATCCTATCCATAACAG ATGGGGAGAAGCACCGGCGAGGAGAGTgtag
- the LOC120690355 gene encoding uncharacterized protein LOC120690355 isoform X1, with protein MGCRLAVLACVVLLSAAMANGIRTAGTVAPSAPGPAITPTASAAAAEVVPTPPVATVSSDQQQAPLDDQYKDSKRKVPNGPDPIHNRRARWGEAPARRV; from the exons ATGGGGTGCAGGCTGGCCGTGCTCGCCTGCGTCGTGCTCTtgtcggcggcgatggcgaatGGCATCAGGACGGCGGGGACTGTTGCCCCCAGCGCTCCCGGCCCTGCTATCACACCGACGGCGAGCGCTGCTGCCGCTGAAGTTGTGCCGACGCCACCGGTTGCCACGGTGTCTTCAGACCAGCAGCAGGCTCCCTTGGATGATCAGTACAAGGACAGCAAGAGGAAGGTGCCCAACGGGCCTGATCCTATCCATAACAG GAGAGCCAGATGGGGAGAAGCACCGGCGAGGAGAGTgtag